From Bicyclus anynana chromosome 18, ilBicAnyn1.1, whole genome shotgun sequence, a single genomic window includes:
- the LOC112048271 gene encoding neural/ectodermal development factor IMP-L2 translates to MYYLVLILAAVALVAGRPSTVDRHNKLLDIDNHIDPNVVPTGKGKPFVTLINGPPATLAHHAGTTLEITCEAVAEPAPSVHWFKNDAPVYEYDKESNEIIDTNPSSLARVTSTLLVSRSEDPAEYTCLVLAGSNTARASTLVYSADGSTDTSERSKLVPLAPRILVSYKVLVDVMGNNVVLPCRVRGHPRPIVTWKTSNGQDASDDPRMKVLRSGELLISDLRWSDMGEYYCQASNLFGSTETRTFVYPAKQRKAFTDKKVKSLE, encoded by the exons ATGTATTATTTAGTTTTGATTCTCGCCGCGGTGGCGCTGGTGGCGGGCCGCCCGTCCACCGTTGACAGGCATAACAAACTGCTGGACATTGACAACCACATCGACCCTAATG TAGTACCAACTGGAAAAGGAAAGCCGTTCGTAACACTGATAAACGGGCCGCCTGCGACTCTCGCCCACCATGCCGGCACCACTCTCGAAATAACCTGCGAGGCGGTGGCCGAACCCGCGCCATCTGTGCACTGGTTCAAAAACGATGCCCCTGTGTATGAG tacgACAAAGAGTCTAACGAGATCATAGACACGAACCCGAGTTCCCTCGCGCGGGTGACATCCACCCTGCTGGTATCTCGGTCTGAGGACCCAGCGGAGTACACGTGTCTGGTGCTGGCTGGGTCCAACACCGCAAGAGCTTCCACTCTGGTGTATAGCGCTG ATGGCAGCACGGATACATCAGAACGCTCCAAGCTGGTGCCTCTAGCGCCTCGCATCCTGGTCTCCTATAAAGTACTGGTGGACGTTATGGGCAACAATGTGGTGTTACCTTGCCGCGTGCGCGGACACCCTCGACCTATCGTCACTTGGAAAACCAGCAATGGACAGGACGCAAGCGATGACCCAAGGATGAAG GTGCTGCGTTCAGGAGAGCTGTTAATATCAGATCTGCGCTGGTCCGACATGGGAGAATACTATTGTCAAGCGAGCAACCTGTTCGGAAGTACGGAGACAAGAACCTTCGTCTATCCGGCCAAACA gcGCAAGGCGTTCACcgacaaaaaagtaaaaagccTCGAGTAA